From Eleftheria terrae, the proteins below share one genomic window:
- a CDS encoding 3-deoxy-7-phosphoheptulonate synthase — protein MNAQSTSAVEGWYAPVDKTSQTDDERIKDVTPLPPPEHLIRFFPIRGTQVETLVGETRQRIRKIMAHQDDRLLVIIGPCSIHDPVAAVEYARRLLPMREKYAHTLEIVMRVYFEKPRTTVGWKGLINDPYLDESYRIDEGLRIARQLLIDINRVGVPAGSEFLDVISPQYIGDLIAWGAIGARTTESQVHRELASGLSAPIGFKNGTDGNIKIATDAIQAAGRPHHFLSVHKNGQVAIVETSGNKDCHVILRGGKAPNYDAASVQAACHDLEAARLPTTLMVDCSHANSSKQHKRQVVVARDIADQVAAGSKRVFGVMVESHLHEGAQKFNPGKDDPRKLEYGKSITDACIGWDDSAEVLDILSEAVKRRRD, from the coding sequence ATGAACGCCCAGTCCACCAGCGCCGTCGAGGGTTGGTATGCGCCAGTCGACAAGACCTCGCAGACCGATGACGAAAGGATCAAGGACGTGACGCCGCTGCCGCCCCCGGAACATCTGATCCGGTTTTTCCCCATCCGTGGTACCCAAGTCGAAACCCTGGTGGGTGAAACGCGCCAGCGCATCCGCAAGATCATGGCGCACCAGGACGACCGGCTGCTCGTGATCATCGGTCCCTGCTCCATCCATGATCCTGTCGCCGCGGTCGAATATGCCCGGCGCCTGTTGCCGATGCGCGAGAAGTACGCCCACACCCTCGAAATCGTGATGCGGGTCTACTTCGAGAAGCCCCGCACCACGGTCGGCTGGAAGGGCCTGATCAACGATCCGTACCTGGACGAGAGCTACCGCATCGACGAGGGTCTGCGTATCGCCCGGCAGTTGCTGATCGACATCAACCGCGTCGGCGTGCCCGCCGGCAGCGAGTTCCTGGACGTGATCTCGCCGCAGTACATCGGCGACCTGATTGCCTGGGGCGCCATCGGGGCGCGAACCACCGAGAGCCAGGTGCACCGCGAACTGGCGTCCGGCCTGTCAGCACCGATCGGCTTCAAGAACGGCACCGATGGCAACATCAAGATCGCCACCGATGCGATCCAGGCCGCTGGCCGGCCGCACCACTTCCTGTCGGTGCACAAGAACGGTCAGGTCGCCATCGTCGAGACCAGCGGCAACAAGGATTGTCACGTGATCCTGCGTGGTGGCAAGGCGCCGAACTATGACGCGGCCAGCGTGCAGGCCGCCTGCCACGACCTGGAGGCCGCCCGACTGCCGACGACCTTGATGGTGGACTGCTCGCACGCCAATTCCAGCAAGCAGCACAAGCGCCAGGTCGTCGTTGCACGCGACATCGCCGACCAGGTGGCAGCAGGTTCCAAGCGCGTGTTCGGGGTGATGGTGGAAAGCCACCTCCATGAAGGCGCCCAGAAGTTCAACCCGGGCAAGGACGACCCGCGCAAGCTGGAATACGGCAAGAGCATCACCGACGCCTGCATTGGCTGGGATGATTCCGCCGAGGTGCTCGACATCCTCTCCGAAGCGGTGAAACGGCGGCGCGACTGA
- a CDS encoding EF-hand domain-containing protein, giving the protein MSRSPTPVFDRSMVEQARRVLLVTLGALALGVQAQTPPGSAPVPKDSSIQALFVRIDVDKDGKLSRDEATRLPAISARFDELDVDTDGTLSPSEFHTGATAPMR; this is encoded by the coding sequence ATGTCCCGTTCCCCGACCCCCGTCTTTGATCGCAGCATGGTGGAGCAAGCCCGTCGCGTGTTGCTTGTGACCCTGGGCGCATTGGCGCTGGGCGTGCAGGCACAGACGCCACCCGGCAGTGCGCCGGTGCCCAAGGACAGTTCCATTCAAGCCTTGTTCGTGCGCATTGACGTCGACAAGGACGGCAAGCTGAGCCGCGACGAGGCAACCCGCCTGCCAGCCATTTCGGCCCGTTTCGACGAGCTCGATGTCGACACCGACGGCACGTTGAGCCCGAGTGAATTCCACACCGGTGCCACGGCACCGATGCGCTGA
- a CDS encoding cob(I)yrinic acid a,c-diamide adenosyltransferase yields MGNRLTQIATRTGDDGSTGLGDGSRVRKDHLRVHAMGDVDELNSHLGVLLAEPLPQEVRDLLVVVQHELFNLGGELSMPGHELLAAEAVLHLDQALVHHNAALPRLKEFILPAGTRSAALAHVARTVARRAERAVVALGSETPVRDTPRHYLNRLSDLLFVLARVLNRANLDGQGGDDVYWNSERLRRANAD; encoded by the coding sequence ATGGGCAACCGACTCACTCAAATTGCCACGCGCACCGGCGACGATGGCAGCACCGGCCTCGGAGATGGCAGCCGTGTTCGCAAGGACCACCTTCGTGTGCATGCGATGGGCGATGTGGACGAGCTGAATTCGCACCTCGGTGTGCTGCTGGCCGAGCCGCTGCCACAGGAGGTGCGCGACCTGCTGGTCGTCGTACAGCACGAGTTGTTCAACCTCGGCGGCGAACTCTCGATGCCAGGCCATGAATTGCTGGCCGCGGAAGCGGTGCTGCATCTCGATCAGGCACTCGTCCACCACAACGCTGCCCTGCCCCGGTTGAAGGAATTCATCCTGCCCGCTGGCACTCGCAGCGCGGCGCTCGCCCATGTGGCTCGCACCGTGGCGCGCCGGGCCGAGCGTGCTGTGGTGGCGCTCGGCAGCGAAACGCCGGTGCGCGACACCCCGCGGCATTACCTCAATCGATTGTCGGACCTCTTGTTCGTGCTCGCCCGTGTGCTCAACCGGGCCAACCTGGACGGCCAGGGTGGCGACGACGTCTACTGGAACAGCGAACGCCTCCGGCGCGCCAACGCAGACTGA
- a CDS encoding peptidoglycan recognition protein family protein, whose amino-acid sequence MQINQKGHLIDPRIVLAIRPTIEGSAMRVVRGIIVHQTDSPTASSTLNSYRASNANGAHFLIDRDGTIYQTASIFAATPHVGLMKARCLAEHRCSPADMEALKKFNSRREHRREQEKEVPDRYPSNKDAIGIEIVGMSYSVNATANPVDRIYEQVSDAQNRSLKWLVQILTLALRVPMSEVFRHPTVAYKNLTEAATATWR is encoded by the coding sequence ATGCAAATCAATCAGAAGGGCCACCTTATAGATCCACGCATCGTTCTGGCCATTCGCCCCACTATTGAGGGCAGCGCAATGCGGGTGGTGCGAGGAATCATTGTTCACCAAACCGACTCCCCGACCGCCAGCTCAACCCTCAATAGCTATCGTGCTTCGAATGCGAACGGCGCACACTTTCTGATCGACCGGGACGGGACCATCTATCAAACGGCTTCGATATTTGCTGCAACGCCCCATGTTGGGCTGATGAAGGCGCGCTGCTTGGCGGAACACCGTTGTTCGCCTGCCGACATGGAGGCGTTGAAAAAGTTCAATTCGAGGCGCGAACATCGGAGGGAGCAGGAAAAGGAAGTACCTGACCGGTATCCGTCAAACAAGGATGCCATTGGCATAGAGATCGTTGGCATGTCGTACTCGGTCAACGCCACAGCCAATCCCGTCGACCGGATCTATGAGCAGGTCAGTGATGCACAGAACCGCTCTCTGAAGTGGCTGGTTCAGATTCTGACATTGGCTCTCAGGGTACCAATGTCCGAGGTTTTCCGCCACCCGACCGTCGCATACAAGAATCTTACAGAGGCCGCGACAGCAACATGGCGCTGA
- a CDS encoding FAD-binding oxidoreductase yields the protein MLATLQARFGERLSTALAVREQHGRDESPFDVPPPQAVLFARSTEEVAFAVRLANEHRVPVIPYGVGSSLEGHLLAVHGGLCIDLGQMDQVLAVQPEDLTATVQAGVTRSRLNEEIRHTGLFFPIDPGADASVGGMSATRASGTNAVRYGTMRENVLGLTVVTASGEVVRTGTRARKSSAGYDLTRLFVGSEGTLGVMTEITVRLYPQPEAISAAICSFPRLDAAVNTTIAVIQSGVPIARCELLDVNTVRAVNRHDKLQLREGPMLLMEFHGSPSSVAEQAQTVQQIASELGGEDFEWATTPEQRSRLWTARHHAYFAALQLRPGCRAVTTDTCVPISRLAECLLDTVAEADAAGLPYFLLGHVGDGNFHVGYLIDPASAEERELAERLNRQLVSRAIRLEGTCTGEHGIGLHKMDFLQDEAGPGAVALMRSIKQALDPNNIMNPGKIFVL from the coding sequence ATGCTGGCCACCCTGCAGGCCCGCTTCGGCGAACGCCTGTCGACCGCGCTGGCAGTGCGCGAGCAGCATGGCCGCGACGAGTCGCCTTTCGATGTGCCGCCGCCGCAGGCGGTGCTGTTTGCCCGCTCCACCGAGGAGGTGGCGTTCGCGGTGCGGCTGGCCAACGAGCACCGGGTGCCGGTCATTCCCTATGGTGTCGGCTCTTCCCTCGAAGGGCACCTGTTGGCCGTGCACGGTGGCCTGTGCATCGACCTCGGGCAGATGGACCAGGTGCTTGCGGTCCAGCCGGAGGACCTGACTGCCACCGTGCAGGCCGGAGTGACGCGCAGCCGCCTCAATGAAGAGATCCGCCACACCGGCCTGTTCTTTCCGATCGATCCGGGGGCCGATGCCTCCGTCGGCGGCATGAGCGCCACCCGTGCCAGTGGCACCAACGCCGTGCGCTACGGCACCATGCGAGAGAACGTGCTGGGCCTTACCGTGGTGACGGCCAGCGGCGAGGTGGTGCGCACCGGCACCCGGGCCCGCAAGTCCAGCGCCGGCTACGACCTCACCCGGCTGTTCGTGGGCAGCGAGGGCACCCTTGGCGTGATGACCGAAATCACCGTGCGGCTTTATCCCCAGCCGGAGGCGATTTCAGCCGCCATCTGCAGCTTCCCCCGTCTCGATGCGGCGGTCAATACGACGATTGCGGTGATCCAGAGTGGCGTGCCGATTGCACGCTGCGAACTGCTGGACGTGAACACGGTGCGAGCGGTGAACCGCCATGACAAGCTCCAGCTGCGTGAGGGCCCGATGCTGCTGATGGAGTTCCACGGCTCGCCGAGCTCGGTGGCCGAGCAGGCCCAGACGGTGCAGCAGATTGCCAGCGAGCTGGGCGGCGAGGACTTCGAGTGGGCCACCACGCCGGAGCAGCGCAGCCGCCTTTGGACAGCGCGCCACCATGCCTACTTCGCGGCCTTGCAGCTGCGGCCCGGCTGCCGTGCGGTGACCACCGATACCTGCGTGCCCATCTCGCGCCTGGCCGAGTGCCTGCTCGACACGGTGGCCGAGGCGGACGCCGCCGGGCTGCCGTATTTCCTGCTCGGCCATGTCGGCGACGGCAACTTCCATGTCGGCTACCTGATCGACCCGGCCAGTGCCGAGGAACGGGAGCTGGCCGAGCGATTGAACCGCCAGCTGGTCTCGCGGGCGATCCGCCTCGAAGGCACCTGCACAGGCGAGCACGGCATCGGGCTGCACAAGATGGACTTCCTGCAGGACGAGGCAGGGCCGGGCGCAGTCGCCTTGATGCGTTCGATCAAGCAGGCGCTCGATCCGAACAACATCATGAATCCAGGGAAGATCTTCGTCCTCTGA